ATCATGGCTCCAGCATCATTTCCTTCCTGCCCAGCCCTTCCTCAGTCTAGCTGCCAGCTCTACCCTCATTGCCTTCAAGTTCCTTTTCACAATATTTCCTGAAGCCTCCACTCTGCCCCTTCTTCTAAGCTCCAGGAGGTGGCAGTGAAGTAAGCCTCAAAGGATATGGAGGAGTTGGcctagcagagagagaggacatggaGGTATGTCTGAATAATAGAGACCAGGGCAAAAAAGAGAAACGTAGCAGGAAATGCACAGAGAACTAAAATCAGGTCAGTGGCACACAAGAGTAAATTGAGAAGCTTGTTCAGAGATACAGCCTATGGGTAGCAGGGACTTGATTACGAAGGACAGAGCATGATGTTCTATAGAGTTTAAATTTCACCCTGGAACTAAGTTTAAGAACTGATGAAGTCAAATCACAAAGTTTTGTAGAAAATGGATTTGTAGGGAGAGAGGTTGTTGAACTAACAGATATGAGACATAAGGGCTTGAGCTAGACTAGAGCAGAGGTAGGAAATAGAGAGGGGTCAGATTCAACATTATGTAGAACATCAAACTGACAGGACCTTGTGACTATGGACTATAGACCCACTGTAGGTTAGGTAAGGACCAGAATCACATCTgtctcacagctggtgagacAGCTTGTACCTAATACAGTGTATTGCACACAGGTACAAGTGTATCTCTTGTACCTAATACAGTGTATTGCACACAGGTACTCAATGCATATTTCTTAATGAAGGAGTAATGTTTTAATGAACACTTAATCAAGTGAGCTAAGTTGGCATTACTGTGTATGTAgcaaactcatttttaaaacaccatCAATTTTAAGACATACCAGTGATTTCCTAACCTTTTGGAAGGCAAGTAAGTATCAGAAGAGTTAAAATGCAAAAAGAGTGCAGATCTTACCACTAAGTGGGagaattttttcccttccccttaaATATTGGTTGGCCTTGTGATTTGATCCATGTTAGCCAACAGAATTCCTGATAccagaaggattaaatgagaagaaaagaatctcTGCTAATTCAATAATTAgcataaatttaaataatcactGATGACACATCTGTGAAATAATATGTAATTGAGGattcctcaaaataaaagtagaatactatttaaacaaatttaatgaTTATGTAGAATTAACACTGTTGACAATGCCAACatgatttgaaagaaaagatttagCATAGCTAAATATGAAgttaaaatcaattaaaagaattatcttaTTTGGCATAATGAGACTATAAAATTGATTAGTTTCAGACAAAGTAAGCATATATAAGTACAAATAGGTTTATTGACTGATTTAGAATGTAAAGTTACAGACCATAGCTATAGgcaatataaaagaataatataaaataaaatccagctaTATGAGacttataaaatacatacaaaaggaGCACCATATGCACAGATTGAAAttgaagagataaaaaatatataccttgtGAATCACAGGGCCAGCCCTGATtcaaggggaaggaaaataaactcTTCCACTTGATGGCTAGATCTTCACAGTCATTTTGCAAAGTGTGTGGTATGGGAACGCATAAAGACAAGAAAGGGTTTTTGTAATTAATCTATCACACCATGAAAATTCTAGTTGAAATAAGTAggtaaataggaagaaaaaaaaacaggaaaatagggagaaaaaaaaaacatatggaacATAAGAAGCAAATAGCAGATGGTTAGATATAAACCTAGCCATATCAATAAACACATTGAGTATAAATGGTCTAAACATTCCAATTAAATGCACAGGTTGTAAGattggataaaaaaacaagaattgaTTATATGTTGTCTAAGAGAAACCCACGTTAAATATAAAAACGCAGGTTAAAAGTGAAGTGGAAAATATATACTATGCTTAACAAtctaaagaaaactaaagtgGCATAGGAATATGAGAGGAATCAGATTTCAGAACAAAGACCGTTACTAAGGATAAAGAGGGTAACTGCGTAATGATATAAGGGTCAATTCGGTAAGAGGACATAATATTCTTTAATGTGTATGCAAATAACAACAGTGTTTCAAAATACCTGAAGcaaaaactgtgagaaatgaaaggacaaatggacaaattcaCAATTTTAGTTGGAGATTTTAACATTAATagacaaagtaaaaagaaaatcagtgaaggTGTGGAATACCTGACCATTATCATCAATCAACTTGACCTATTTgccatttaataaaaattccacCTAGCAACAGCAGAATGCAGtatcttttcaagtgcacacaaaaGTTACCAAGATAAGCCATATTCTAGAACACAAGTCtctacaaatttaaaagaataaatcataaaaagTATGTGTTATGACCGCagtagaattaaattagaaatcaacaaacAGATATTTGGAAAAGCTCtaagtatttggaaattaaacacatACTTCCAAATAATAGTTAAGAAGAAACTAtgggggaaattagaaaatacattgaactaaatgaaaattatgaagcagcatataatatatcatataatatatatgatatatagcatataatatatgtgatataatatagcatattatatatatgatacatggcatattatatatagcatataatataGCATGtatagcatataatatatatgataatagcatataatatatcaaaatttatgaaTCAAAGCTACAGCAGTGCTTTGAAGGAAATTTATATCATTAAATGGTTTCAATTTAATATTATAAACTTTtactttaagataataaaaaagtgaattaaatgaattaaattcatAGGTAttaggaaggaaatagtaaacatcagagcagaaatcaataaaacagaaaataaataacaaagaataaGCAGTGAAACTAAAACCTGGTTCAttgaaaagaccaataaaactgacaaaactcccacaagtctgactcttgatcagtCAGACTGATCAAGTATAtaagaaagaagatacaaataagaaAGGATAGATGTGACAACACTACAAatactacatattttaaaataaaagaatactaagAACAATTTgtgccatttatatgaaattgacaaattccttgaaagacaaacTACCAAAGATCACTCAAGAGAAACTGATAGCATGACTAGCCCTAGGCCATGTAAATAAATTGCATTTGTAGATTAAAActtcccccaaaagaaaattctagatcCATAAGTTTCCCATGGTGGATGATACCAAACATTTTAGTAAGAAATAATAtcaatcttggggcacctgcgtggctcagctggttaagcctcagacattgtcttaggtcatgatctcctggtttgtgagttttctGCTATCAGCAGCAAGCCTCCTTTGGACAGGGGTGTCctcgtctctctgcctctcccctgcccatgctcactgtctctctcaaaaatgaataaccatttaaaaaaaataccaatctTACGTAAAATCTTCCCCCAAATAGAAGAGAATATGCTTAACAACTTATTTTATGAGGTAAGCATTACCTTAATACCAAAATGAGATAAAGCCATTAGAAAACAACTACAAATACAAATCCTTCAcaaacatgaatgcaaaaatccctaacaaaatattagcatatcAAGTCCAGAAATATATAAAGGGAAACTGCCACATGGGATTTATCTTgggaatgcaaagttggttttaaaagttaaaaatctattgaggcacctaggtggctgagtcagttgattGTCTGGCTCTTGATTGCTGCTCAAGACACAATCttatggttggtgagatcgagccccacattgggctctctgctgacagccctggaggctgcttgagattctctatctccctctctctctgcccctccaccgctcatgcacatacatgctctatctctctctctcaaaataaataaataaacattaaaaataagtaaatatcaaTGTATTTCACCAAATCAATAAATTAAGGTagaaaaaccatataatcattttaataaaggCAGAAAATCCATTGACAAAATTCACCtcccattcatgatgaaaactccAAATCAGGAATAGAGTGGAACTTCCTCAATttgataaaaagcatctgcagctaatatcatacttgaTGATAAAAGACTGAATATGTTCTTCATAAGgtcagaaaaaaaaggcagagacatTCATGCTTCCCATTTTTATTCAAGATTTTACTGCAGGTTCTACCCAGCTTAatagagcaagaaaaagaaataagtgcatccatatatggaaaaaaagaagtaaagctgTCTATGGAATCCACAAATGAAccattagaatttaaaaaatcaagtttggTGCTTCCACAGCAGGTGCCATTAAGGACTAGCAACCATGGCTCTGCACTATCCTATGGCCCTGGGCCTTACCAAGGGCCACAAGGTGACCAAGAACGTGAGCAAGCCGAGGCATAGCCACCACCACCAGAGCCTTACCAAGCACTCCAAGTTCCAGCAGCACAGGATCTTAGAGGTGTGCAGCAAGCCCCGTATGAGCGGCCATAGAGCCATGGAGCCATGGCCATGGAGCCATGGCGATCCATGAATCAGCTCAAGGTCTCCAAGGACAGGCTCTCTCTCAAGTTCATCAAGAAAAGGGTGGGGACACACATCCCTGCCAAGAGCAAGAGAGATTCGCTGTGCAAAGTCCTGGTAGCCATGCAGAAAGTTGCAGCTAAGAAGGACTGAACCCCTCCCATCTGTATGTAATAAagcctttttggaaaaaaaaagaacaatcaagTTTGGCAAATATCAGAATACaaagtcaatataaaaaataaattctgtgtaTTAGCACTGAACaattagaaattgaaaatttaaatatttatagtagcatcaataatatgaaatacttagagataagtttaacaaaatatgtgtaatacCTGTAtactagaaattataaaactgtttctgaaagaaattaaagacctaaataaatgatgaggggcacctgggtggctcagttggttaagggtctgactcttggttttggctcaggtcatgatctcatggttcatgagatcaaggcccgctgtgctctgcgctgacagtgt
This genomic stretch from Panthera uncia isolate 11264 chromosome A3 unlocalized genomic scaffold, Puncia_PCG_1.0 HiC_scaffold_12, whole genome shotgun sequence harbors:
- the LOC125937349 gene encoding LOW QUALITY PROTEIN: 60S ribosomal protein L36-like (The sequence of the model RefSeq protein was modified relative to this genomic sequence to represent the inferred CDS: inserted 1 base in 1 codon; substituted 1 base at 1 genomic stop codon) produces the protein MALHYPMALGLTKGHKVTKNVSKPRHSHHHQSLTKHSKFQQHRILEVCSXAPYERPXSHGAMAMEPWRSMNQLKVSKDRLSLKFIKKRVGTHIPAKSKRDSLCKVLVAMQKVAAKKD